aagtggtaggccacgtataatgacagagaggggtcaatggatgctgaggcgcttagtgcgcagaggtcgccaactttctgcagagtcaatcactacagacctccaaacttcatgtgaccttcaaaTGAGCTctagaacagcatagagagtttcatggaatgggtttaaaatggccgagcagctgcatccaagtcttacatcaccaagcacaacgCAAAGCGGCGAATGCAGTGGTGAAAAGcgtcaccactggactctagagcagtggagacgtgttctctggagtaaccAATCAcgtttctccatctggcaatccaatggactaGTCTGGGTTGTGCAGTTGACatgagaacagtacttgtctgactgcattgtgccaagtgtaaagtttggtggaggggggattatggtgttggcttgtttttcaggagttgggctcggccccttagttccagtgaaaggaactcttaatgcttcagcagaccaagagattttgcacaatttcacgtccccaactttgtgggaacagtttggggaaggccccttcctgttccaacatgactgcagaCCAGTGCACAatgcaagatccataaagacatggatataaaaaagacatgacataaaaatgtcatatattGCTGAGCTAACCCCTTAGCTTGACACTAACATAGCTACCTAACTAGCTACCATGGTAAAAATACATGGAGTATTAATAATACGCTGGTGTAAAAACAGATTTCTACATTGTTGTTTGTTGGAACTTTGTTATAGTTCTCTGTCTGTTCCTTCCTCTCACAGTAAATACAattgaaaagtaaaataagatGATGTTTATTAGCATGAATAATGGGTGTAGGCTAACGTTATACATGGGATCCTCTGACTGAGCATTTCTCTCCCGCAGGTTCAGGTTTCTGTTGACAGATCGATTAAGCTACAAACATTGGCACACGAGCATTCAAGCATCCCACCGATAAAGATTATTGATATTGATgtcatttattatgttttaagcATTTGCTCCTTCATTCATTGCTTATGGCCGCAGGGAGAGCAGGAGAGCGTCACCATAGCAGGCTTATGTTTAGTAAGATAAGAGAAAATCAGGAagaggcaaatactttttcacaatcTGTGTATAGTACCaggcaaaatgtgaaaaaattttatttataacaattttttttctggacAGTAAACATTGTtcataaaaaattacaataaaacacattagcaaataattaattatttattaaattaaattttatacatatatatatatatatatatatatatatatatataattttttttaatataataattatattacattatacagTATCTATTAATATGTTACTACTTAGATTGACAAAGTCAGTAGTTTTAAATAATCCATATATGGGTCAATGACAAATAAGGTTTTCAAAATGatgatttttacatgatcagcatttttatttctgcatatatTGCAGTTATATCTATGTCAATATTATATCTTAACCATAGTGAATGTCTTCAAAGTTTTTAACGGCCTATTTCATTAATTAAACTGTGCTGGTCTGATTGCACCATTTGACTCACTGGTTGAGCTGGCTGAATAATTTCTAATTAAACAGGCGTCTACTTAGACACTCACAGAAACCTTTTTTCCTTGAACTTGAGTTGTGCTTCCATtttctcaaataaataaacattattataatattttttcctgacacttttagactttttaaggtaaaaagcaaataaaattcATGTCAATGCAATGAAAATTGTTTCATGTAAAAGAGGCTATTGTTGAACAATTTGAtatatgtcatttatttattaaattatttcttGGGAAAATAATGGACTTGGACAAgcaacatcatcaacatcatgaCCCATatatagtcacacacacacacattttctaagccgctttttacctcagggttgcgggggggggcaggatataccctgggcaggtcgccagtccatcgcaggccagacagacagacacatacaacTAGAGGCAATTTAgtatatccaattggcctgaccacATGTCTTTGCACTGTGGTAGGAAACCCACGCGgtcacggggagaacatgcaaactccacacagaaaggaccctggtcgcctggccaggcaatcaaacccaggcccttctagctgtgaggtgacagcactacccaccacgccaccgtatACTGTCAGTCTCTGTTAAATTAAGGGAAAATAATGTTTACACAGAGGTGCAGAAGTGTCTTAacttattttacataaaatttgACCAGCAAGGCCCAAGCATTTGTGTACAACTGTATGGGCTGGTTCAGATCTTTGTAGCTTGACGCTGTGCAGTAAGTTATGCAACAACTTCACAACCACTCCTGAAACTCCACCTCCTGACTAATATTCCACTGTAGGCCATCAGTCATACGCTagctcttgacttgacttgttaTCGTACTGACTGCATGTGGCAGCTTCTTGGCTCTGATTTCTTGTAAAACGCACCTCTTCCCCCAAACCCTTCCTGTTTTTCTTACACCTTAGGGTAGCGGCATGTTACTTTATAATCATTAGTCAGATCAACCTCAGGAAACTACAAAAGACTCGTGTATGagatttgttgttgtttttttgtgaaaggGTCATgacaacatgcatttttttccttataatttaataaatacacaACATATATGATATTATCTACAATACCTTCTTTATGTGAACACATTGTCAGTCcatcaaaataaatgtatgcCTTGCAAAATCTCAAATGTCAATACAATATATGCAGTTTAAGTAAACCATCAAAAAAGTTTGACATGGttatatgttttaaatgttgcaaaatagtgtattacattttaaaatatggcaAAACTTTTGTCTCTAAATTCTGATTTCTCAAATGTCAAGCGACACAACTGACTACAAAGGACTTTATCCTGAAATGCTTTTGAGAAAGAGTGGGTAGGGTATTGCATCATAAAGAAGACTCCATGCTGTAATGCTAAGCTCACTAGCATTTtcgaaaatataaaaaaaacgaATTTTGAGAGTATGTTTTAGAATTTACCAGGTCAGGTGGTGCGACCCCAGAAAAACCATGGacatgtgttattattattattatgtttatttatttaaaatataatgagCTTGAGCTTGAGAGCAAAGCTTTATATAAGGTTCAAGTATAAAGACTAATTCATGCATGTTTCAttagcagtaaaaaaaaaagtttaaaatataatattttttaaaaatgtgtggctGCACCGCATGACATTTTCTGGGTGGTAGGATTGACTATCCTgtttaaaacatgtatttaaagcattttaaaagccAAGGAGCAGATATCAGCACATTGAATAGCCCTGTGCAGTAACCAAAATGCTTATCATAtccttttacatttatttttacatttagaatttctaaaatgataaattttaaatattttatttttcattggccataaaaagcaataataatTGGCAGAGCCTAAGTAGTTAAATGTCTGCTTACTAAAACATCATTACAAGTACAGACTAATCTCAAGTGCACTCAACATTACGTAGCTTTTGTCACTCATTACTGGCTTTTAGTTCTCCTTAGATTGATCTCTTCCAATTCAGCTTATTCAACTCGACAAATCTTGAACTTTACTTCTTTGAAGGTGTGGCCTGAGTCAGCTTCTTGTTATCAGTATACTATCCTGACCAAGCTATTTATATTGCAGATATGAAAAGAAATACCAACTGGCTGGATTCAGATCTCTTAGGACACTCTCTTTCCACACAGACCCACTTTACAGACCCAATGGAGAACATTGAAGATCCCGCCAAAATCCAACACCACATAAGGCATATACTCACCAAAAGATTAACTcatgctcttatccagacctataacaagaagctggagctTCTCAGAAGGTGCTCCTTCTACATCAAGATCATACAagtggatcactctcagcatGACCATAACCATGCCTCCTCCTCAACAGTTATGGCACTCATCGACTTTTGGAGGTTCCAGCGGATGAAGATGATAGGCAACAACCAAGTAAAGATCCAGCTGGCCCTTCTGGAAGAGCTCCTCAACAGTCTCAGTAGGGGCCATGAAAAGCTACAAGCCATCTCGGACCAAAAGGGGCTTGATGAAGGCACAATTGAAGAAGGCACAATTAAGAAGAAAATATCCAAGCTTCTGCAGGAGGCTGCTGAGTTTAAAGATGTGCTTGTGCCTCGAAGGCTGCATCTCAAGCATCACCTTATCTCAGAGGTCAGTAGCACCAGAGTTCCAGAGATTCAGCTGGCCCTGAGTATCAAGATGCCAGTGAGATTTGATAAAACCATGTGCGCTGCAGCTTCAGACTCTTTTACACTGGGATATTATTGAGCAGGAGCAGCATGAGCCAGGAGAGCAATTCAAGATCTGCTATAAGCTTTTCCATCCAACCACTGAAGCAGAAGGCAACCTGATGGCCAAAATAACATGTGCAAGCTATTGCCTCAGGATCGACAATCTGATGATGGACATGGTTTTATGAATTTACTGTGAAGAGAGTGGACACATGCTTGTTGGTGTATAGTCTTTGGATTGATGCCATCACCTCGAAAACTGTCCTCGTGACAATCGGGAGTAGCGAGTAGAATACAGAGAAAAGCTGAGATCAATCAAATTTATCTATCTACCAACTGGTGAatgatataaaacatattttgagCCATTATCATTTTTGGCCTGAGACTTATTATGATGTACTTAACTCTACAGGTCTCATTTCAGCTATGGGAAcactcagggccttctaggccttcattGAAGGCCTGATAATTACAAGGTACAGCCTACTGAGCTCTCCTACTGGTTGGGACTTCAGGGGAAGAGATCTCAAGTCTTTGGTCTGGCTTTACAAGGTGAAGCTTTCAAGCTACTTTACATGCTTGGAACCTTGGAAGTTGCATCATGCAAAGTGTCTTGCAGGatgactgaaactgaaactcaTCCGCAATAGATGTAGGGAACTCAAACAAGTCACATCACACACATGACAATGCGTCAtataagtaagtgatacttttttgatcccacaaccgggaaaattccacctccgcatttaacccatccatggggtgaaacaccacatacacactagtgaacacacacactagggggcagtgagcacacacttgcccggtgtggtgggcagccctatccacagcgcctggggagcaaataaatctgaaattgatgttttattttatggactataaaaaatatatatatatatatattttgcctCACTTGCCAAACTAtttggactattttgcctcaccacatcctgcatgtacccctACACTATGAATGTAATTAAAAGACTCTTATCAGAAAACAATGTCTTGGTCATCATCCAGACTACTCATATCCATTTCTCACAATaacttttaaagtttatttaaaaaaaaaagcttttaaagacgcattaaactcctcagacatCTGGTCCACCACCATGAACAAgatcagagcatttcacaccagacctctctgaatgactgttcacTCTGTATattgctgaaaacaatccagaattcccctttaaacttaTTATACAAATTGTCCCTTTTTGTCTATTACAGctccagaaaaaaatacatctttacacctacaaaaaaaaaacctaaacacCTAAAAATAATTACCAATTCTAAAAATTACTAATAACTGCAATGTCAGCAAATATTATTGATATATTATGATGGAACATACTGCAGAAAATGTTGTGTCCCATATTATGTTCAAATGTTACTTCCTACTGACAACTGGAATTTCGGTGTTATGCTCTTTGAAATAACTCACTGCCAATAAAGTTTAATTTTAGGTTAAAACTGGCTGGAGaaaaaagtgctttataaaCTGATTCAGACCTACTTTTCACTCTCAGCCAACGTTTAGCAGCCATTGTTTAAAGCTGTACAGTTGATCAGCAGTGACTTGCCTTTTTAAGGATATGGTTTAGATTCCTTGATAATCTCTTCTGGACTTGAACCAACAGGATTCTATTTACTGCGCCCATACAAATCGGCACAAAAATGAGCTTGGCTCCTTATTCAACAGCTCCTTATTCGAATTTTCTGCTCCACCTGAAGTGGTGCAGCAGCCTCagacaccagaatgtaactgctgcggcATTTAATGTGGAATTGAAACAAGAAGCTGCAGAGTGAGATGCTAAATTCAGCCTTATTGCCGTTAATATCACTAGTATATGTTTCTTTTGGCTGTATAACATGATGCTGACTGCTCTTTGTTTAAGCTAGATAAGTGTTGGTCCAAGTCCAGAAACGTCAAAACACTGTGTAGTTCAGTGTCACGGAAGACTATTCATTTCTTTTCCTATCCCAAACAAGTTGGCCAAAGAAGAGCTTCATTCTATTTCAGTGCAGGGTTGTTTCTGAATGACCTAAGAGACGACTTCCAGTGAACACTGTACATTACACAAACCCAGACGGTCTGAAGTAGAGCCAAAAAATCATCCCAGGCAACTTATAGTGAAACTATAACTGAAATCACGCTCAGTAACAAacggttaaaggggaattctaccgATTTTTTCAAAAATCTGTATAATTAGATGGTTAAGGTGTAAAAAAgtccgagtggtttggtgtgaaatgcaccgTCCTACAGTccgaactgttcacagtggtggtaataggaaccagacatccacctctgagacgctgttttacgatagttttatGATAAGGATTTAGTCTTCATTTATGTTCATGGTGGAAGGGTATATGCAAAAAgttttgaggcaaaatagtccctgatGAAAATGTATGATTTCAGATTGATCACTAATTTATGTCTTTAAAGAACCTCATACATCAGGTTTTCTGTAATGGAGgcgaaccatttaatcatgcattcAAATGATTCTCATAGGTGTCATGTTTCTATATACACTATTccaaataaagggttctttgtgccATGCTTCAcaacaggggtgtcaaactcgaCCATGCAAAGGGCTTAATTAGAAAATCTCAGCAAATCcgtgggccagctgtgttttatttcatttttacttaactTTGATTTAAACAGGCCAtcgtttattcaaaatatgccaaaaaataggcactgaatacttattcaaaaataattgtaaataaaaattgttttaTGTAGTTATTTTACAACTGCCTCTTTGTTTGAACTCGACACCTGGCatcttttctgtttgtgtaaCTGCTGGCCCATAGTTTGTTGTTGGTGGTCAGGCAGCATATATTGCAgggcatgctggggactgtagtccatctcagGGTCAAAAAGGCTAATAAGAACagaaatttaaaataatgtgtcACAGGCCTGACTTGGTccgtgggccttgtgtttggcaCATGGGCTTTAGGAGAAcctttttttgcaaataagctgtgcaaaagcctttttaaaGTTCACACTATGTTGAAAAATTATACTGCAGTTTTTCTAGAGCTGTACATCccagccaagaaccatttaagaacctttatttctaagagtgtacagtgcttctttaggggtTCTTTAACAAGGTGCCAGTGAACGTTCTTTAAGTGATGCCACAGAATGGTTCAGtgaaagtgtgaagaacctttttaaagtacCACACAATGTTCTAGAAAAGACTATTACACTGGCAAATATGTTCTTCAgacctttaaaaggttcttcacacacacaaagctcttCATCAAACGTTTTCAGGGCATCATCACtcaaacctttatttttgagactgTACAATAGTTCTCCAAGGATTCTTTAATAAGGGCACTCTTCAAAAAAGGtaccacttttttaaaataccaCATGATGTTCTAGAAAGGACTGTTACATTGGCAATTATGGAGAAGTTTAAAAGGTTTATTATGgaaaacctttaaaaggttctttacacaaATCTCTTTATCAAAGATGCTTTAAGGGAACCAGCACTTAAAGAACCCATTGTGGGACCTTTTAAGAATGCCTTTTCTAAAGAACTCTGGAAGAGGTGCTTTTTTCTTctgctcaaaaataaaggtCCTTAAATGATTGGCTGGCATAAACGGTTCTAGGAAAACTgctgtagaacatttttgagCGCTCTTTGTTATACATTATGTGAAGATTCTTTTTACTTTAGAATGGGTTTTACACTCACATGCCTCATTCGCACATTCTGTTCTAAAAAGAATCATCcgctgaaaggttctttagggaactgaAAGCCGTTTTCAAAGTCAtctctccaaagaaccatttttagagCACACTTATGGt
This genomic interval from Pygocentrus nattereri isolate fPygNat1 chromosome 21, fPygNat1.pri, whole genome shotgun sequence contains the following:
- the LOC108424568 gene encoding LOW QUALITY PROTEIN: fibronectin type III domain-containing protein 11 (The sequence of the model RefSeq protein was modified relative to this genomic sequence to represent the inferred CDS: inserted 2 bases in 1 codon; deleted 1 base in 1 codon), yielding MENIEDPAKIQHHIRHILTKRLTHALIQTYNKKLELLRRCSFYIKIIQVDHSQHDHNHASSSTVMALIDFWRFQRMKMIGNNQVKIQLALLEELLNSLSRGHEKLQAISDQKGLDEGTIEEGTIKKKISKLLQEAAEFKDVLVPRRLHLKHHLISEVSSTRVPEIQLALSIKMPVRFDKTMCAAASDXLLHWDIIEQEQHEPGEQFKICYKLFHPTTEAEGNLMAKITCASYCLRIDNLMMDMFYEFTVKRVDTCLLVYSLWIDAITSKTVLVTIGSSE